In one window of Dokdonia sp. PRO95 DNA:
- a CDS encoding type IX secretion system membrane protein PorP/SprF — MFKIYKIYLVLIMCCVSIHMDAQQAPNYTQYMYNTMAINPAYAGSSEGLNVVGIYRSQWAGFDGAPETYNLSVETPLTERVGLGVNVTKDVNGPAERFNFDGNFSYNIQLDRDLNLAFGIKAGAQLLNVDFSKGEFVNQGDPLLTNNVDNRLLATLGAGAFLYKYNWYVGVSVPDFFSDEYYDNVEEAVVADERQSYLTAGYVFGLSDNIRFKPAALVNYVNGSPLRYNLSANFLFHDKLTVGASYQVDAAVSALAGFQISDNLFLGYSFDYATTEFTNYNDGTHEVILKFSLFKKKGMSFSPRFF; from the coding sequence ATGTTTAAAATATATAAGATTTACTTAGTACTTATTATGTGTTGTGTAAGCATACACATGGATGCGCAACAAGCACCTAACTATACACAATACATGTATAATACCATGGCTATAAATCCAGCATATGCAGGATCTTCAGAAGGGTTGAATGTGGTGGGGATATATCGTTCTCAGTGGGCTGGTTTTGATGGCGCACCTGAGACTTATAATCTCAGTGTTGAAACTCCGCTCACGGAGCGCGTAGGGCTAGGAGTCAATGTCACTAAAGACGTAAATGGTCCTGCCGAAAGATTCAACTTTGATGGGAATTTCTCTTATAACATTCAGTTAGATAGAGATCTCAACCTCGCATTTGGAATAAAAGCAGGTGCTCAGTTACTCAATGTAGATTTTTCTAAAGGAGAATTTGTAAACCAAGGCGATCCCCTACTCACAAATAATGTAGATAACAGACTGCTGGCAACGCTAGGAGCTGGTGCCTTTTTGTATAAATACAATTGGTATGTAGGAGTCTCTGTACCTGACTTTTTTAGTGATGAGTATTATGATAATGTGGAGGAAGCTGTCGTGGCAGATGAGCGCCAATCGTACCTCACCGCGGGTTATGTGTTTGGCTTAAGTGATAACATACGCTTTAAACCAGCTGCACTTGTAAATTATGTAAATGGTAGTCCGTTGCGATATAATCTTTCGGCCAATTTTCTTTTTCATGACAAGCTCACCGTAGGTGCTAGTTATCAAGTGGATGCTGCGGTAAGTGCGCTGGCTGGTTTTCAAATTTCTGACAATCTGTTTTTAGGCTATTCATTTGATTATGCTACTACAGAGTTCACAAATTATAATGATGGTACCCATGAAGTTATTTTAAAATTCTCTTTGTTTAAGAAAAAGGGAATGTCATTCTCACCTAGATTCTTTTAA
- a CDS encoding OmpA family protein yields the protein MKKSLYILFMMCVCSSYAQNDLKKADELYDRHMYADAAVLYDEHLNDSEKIAPTTWQHIADTHYNLKNYERAEIAYKNTFEALGYTMEPAHIWQYFDVLRFLKKYETADDFYVGYLKLSKKDKELNRYYEEKSRFNDILANDTLYQITNLDINSSYADFGGSLYKNKLVFSTARNDEENKIYKRDNTPYLSLYEATIDSTGTYSNVKLFNEELETQYHDATATFYNNDQTLVYASSAQSGSRKIYTKKKRNFFKLYRVQINKDKFDKEELPINGNGYSIGQPFVTTNGSQLYFVSDMPGGYGRADIYVCDIRADGSLSTPRNLGDAVNTPYDDFFPFVKNKVLYFASKGHVGFGGLDIYKAQLRDGIYSNARNLGLGINSNADDFAYVASNTKNEGYFSSNREGGKGDDDIYSFVYDRGECFQTLEGTVTDSQTGAPLPAVTIIAYDTSNKQVAETLTDAAGTYTLQMGCNIKYNIKASKIGYSKDELDLNTGTEPNGLINFVDFKLANLSDIFVTDGEIEKIKINPINFESNRYAINIFAAQQLQRIIDIMNEYPALIIKIESHTDQRGGASYNQTLSENRAISTRDYLIKNGISSSRIESAKGFGESRPIHICDEADDSCTEVQYLENRRSDFIVVSR from the coding sequence ATGAAGAAATCACTATATATTTTATTCATGATGTGTGTATGTTCTAGTTATGCACAGAATGATTTAAAAAAAGCAGATGAGCTTTATGACAGACATATGTATGCAGATGCTGCAGTACTTTATGATGAGCACCTCAATGACTCAGAGAAGATAGCGCCTACTACCTGGCAGCATATTGCAGACACGCATTATAACCTTAAGAATTATGAGCGTGCAGAGATTGCATACAAGAACACCTTTGAAGCACTAGGATACACGATGGAACCTGCACACATCTGGCAGTATTTTGATGTACTACGCTTCTTAAAAAAGTATGAAACGGCAGATGATTTTTATGTTGGTTATTTAAAACTATCCAAAAAAGACAAAGAGCTCAATAGATACTATGAAGAAAAGTCTAGGTTTAATGATATCCTAGCAAATGATACGCTCTATCAGATTACAAATCTTGATATTAACTCTAGCTATGCAGATTTTGGCGGATCCTTGTATAAGAATAAACTGGTATTCTCAACGGCGCGCAATGATGAAGAAAATAAAATTTACAAAAGAGATAACACCCCTTACCTATCGCTTTATGAAGCCACCATAGATAGTACTGGTACCTACTCAAATGTTAAGCTTTTTAATGAAGAGCTAGAAACCCAGTATCACGACGCCACGGCTACTTTTTATAATAATGATCAAACGCTGGTCTATGCTTCAAGTGCACAATCTGGATCTCGTAAGATTTATACAAAAAAAAAGAGAAACTTCTTTAAGCTTTACCGCGTGCAGATTAATAAGGACAAATTTGACAAGGAGGAACTTCCCATTAATGGTAATGGCTATTCCATAGGGCAGCCTTTTGTAACTACAAATGGTAGTCAGCTGTATTTTGTGTCAGACATGCCGGGTGGTTATGGCCGTGCAGATATTTATGTGTGTGACATACGAGCAGATGGCTCACTCTCCACACCTCGCAATCTAGGTGATGCGGTAAACACACCATATGATGACTTTTTCCCTTTTGTAAAAAACAAAGTACTCTATTTTGCCTCTAAGGGTCACGTAGGTTTTGGCGGCCTTGATATTTACAAAGCGCAGCTTAGAGACGGCATTTATAGTAATGCCCGCAACCTCGGACTTGGGATCAACAGCAATGCAGACGACTTTGCTTATGTGGCGAGTAACACTAAAAATGAAGGATATTTTAGCTCAAACAGAGAAGGCGGTAAGGGCGACGATGACATTTACTCCTTTGTATATGATCGCGGTGAGTGCTTCCAGACCCTGGAAGGAACCGTTACAGACTCACAAACAGGCGCACCATTACCAGCAGTGACTATCATCGCTTATGATACAAGTAATAAGCAAGTAGCCGAAACACTTACTGACGCGGCAGGAACCTACACCCTACAGATGGGTTGTAATATTAAATACAATATAAAAGCATCAAAAATAGGCTACTCAAAAGATGAGCTGGACTTGAACACAGGCACAGAGCCTAATGGGCTCATTAACTTTGTAGATTTTAAACTGGCTAACCTTTCAGACATTTTTGTTACAGATGGTGAGATAGAAAAGATCAAAATCAACCCTATTAATTTTGAGTCTAACCGTTATGCAATCAACATATTTGCCGCACAACAGCTCCAGCGCATTATTGACATTATGAACGAATATCCTGCGCTTATCATCAAGATAGAATCCCACACAGATCAACGTGGTGGAGCGTCATATAACCAGACCTTATCAGAAAATAGAGCCATTTCTACCCGAGACTATTTGATTAAAAATGGTATTTCGAGTTCGCGCATTGAGAGCGCCAAAGGGTTTGGTGAGTCAAGGCCCATACACATTTGTGATGAGGCAGACGATAGCTGTACAGAGGTGCAGTATTTAGAAAATAGACGTTCAGATTTTATTGTGGTTAGCAGGTAG
- a CDS encoding zinc-dependent alcohol dehydrogenase family protein produces MKAMIMNEYGENAAFTASEVAKPAVTPGHVSIKIAASSVNTVDTMIRKMGSDLPLSPAAPAILGMDFAGVIEAVGEGVHDFKVGDEVYGCVGGLADLQGTLAEYIVADSKLIAHKAANLSMTEAASLPLVAITAYEGLIRAGIKKGQKVLVHGGSGGVGHVAVQLAIHFGADVYATCGGPEQQKIIEGYGATAINYKEETVESYVAKYTDGAGFNLIYDTVGADNLTKSFEAAALNAQIATTVSMCNLDLTPAHFKGLSLHVVFMLIPMLHNYKREEHGAILKELSNIAQAKALVPLVDSTFALENVGDAYARLESGKAIGKVVVTN; encoded by the coding sequence ATGAAAGCAATGATTATGAACGAATACGGTGAGAATGCCGCATTCACAGCAAGCGAAGTAGCAAAACCAGCAGTAACTCCAGGTCACGTGAGTATCAAGATTGCAGCCTCTAGTGTGAACACGGTAGATACCATGATACGCAAGATGGGATCAGACCTACCACTATCACCAGCAGCACCAGCTATATTAGGAATGGACTTTGCAGGAGTGATAGAAGCGGTAGGTGAAGGTGTACATGACTTTAAAGTAGGCGACGAGGTATACGGTTGTGTAGGTGGCCTTGCCGACTTACAAGGTACGCTAGCCGAATATATCGTGGCAGATAGTAAACTTATTGCTCACAAAGCTGCCAACTTATCTATGACTGAGGCAGCATCACTACCACTTGTGGCAATTACTGCTTATGAAGGATTAATACGCGCAGGGATTAAAAAAGGGCAGAAAGTACTCGTACACGGAGGTTCTGGAGGTGTAGGCCACGTTGCGGTACAACTAGCTATTCACTTTGGGGCAGATGTATATGCTACTTGTGGAGGACCAGAGCAACAAAAGATTATAGAAGGATATGGAGCAACGGCAATTAACTATAAAGAAGAAACGGTTGAATCATATGTAGCAAAATATACAGATGGTGCAGGTTTTAACCTTATTTACGATACCGTAGGTGCAGATAACCTTACAAAGTCTTTTGAGGCAGCAGCACTTAATGCACAAATTGCTACTACAGTATCTATGTGCAACCTAGATCTTACTCCAGCACACTTTAAAGGATTATCACTACACGTTGTGTTTATGCTCATCCCTATGTTACACAACTACAAGCGTGAAGAGCACGGAGCGATTTTAAAAGAGCTAAGCAACATCGCACAAGCCAAAGCACTAGTACCTCTAGTAGACAGCACATTTGCGCTAGAGAATGTAGGTGATGCTTATGCAAGACTAGAGAGTGGTAAAGCAATAGGTAAAGTAGTTGTAACTAACTAA
- a CDS encoding 2OG-Fe(II) oxygenase: MSTIEHTNALAEARALEVPSRELSLRRDPSVSQFWNENRKLLEAAWAEWEIENKDDLLVPDETLLDPLLRKAIKDAWENPEKESAVADLWEEIIPGVYVAQFFDLDRLADFRNYLEAVANSGVPKRAPYGIQLNRYGMMLDPRSEGHLAAPNFQAFYNDMMDRFMRPIARLLLGTYGYDNQTFGFSIQYNPDKDKDLHAHTDASAATLNININLPDEKFTGSEVDFYDKASGKTVQAIFEPGKAIIHRGNVPHATHPITSGQRSNLVVWLYGDRMQIPRGSKSSYGNISNSDTIKDAALESVTARQRWSLPDGPKDTIAPF; the protein is encoded by the coding sequence ATGAGTACCATAGAACATACAAATGCACTTGCAGAAGCTCGTGCTTTAGAAGTACCATCACGAGAATTATCATTAAGACGCGATCCATCTGTTTCTCAATTTTGGAACGAAAATCGCAAACTACTAGAAGCTGCTTGGGCAGAATGGGAAATAGAAAACAAAGATGATTTATTAGTTCCTGACGAAACCTTGCTAGACCCACTATTACGTAAAGCCATTAAAGACGCTTGGGAAAACCCAGAAAAAGAATCTGCTGTTGCCGATTTATGGGAAGAAATTATACCTGGTGTTTATGTAGCACAGTTTTTTGATCTAGATCGTTTAGCAGATTTTCGTAACTATCTAGAAGCTGTAGCAAACTCAGGAGTGCCAAAACGTGCACCTTATGGTATACAATTAAACCGATATGGAATGATGTTAGACCCTCGTTCTGAAGGTCATCTGGCAGCACCTAATTTTCAGGCATTTTATAATGATATGATGGACCGTTTTATGCGTCCTATAGCGCGTTTGTTATTAGGAACTTACGGTTATGACAATCAGACTTTTGGTTTTTCAATACAGTACAACCCAGATAAAGACAAGGATTTACACGCACATACCGATGCCTCTGCAGCTACCTTGAATATCAATATCAACTTACCAGATGAAAAGTTTACAGGATCTGAGGTTGATTTTTATGATAAAGCTTCAGGGAAAACGGTGCAAGCTATTTTTGAGCCTGGAAAAGCAATCATCCATAGAGGGAATGTGCCACACGCAACGCATCCCATTACAAGCGGGCAACGTAGTAATTTAGTAGTGTGGTTATATGGAGATCGTATGCAAATACCACGTGGTAGTAAAAGCAGCTACGGAAATATTAGCAACAGCGACACTATTAAAGATGCTGCTTTAGAAAGTGTAACCGCTCGCCAGCGATGGAGTTTACCTGATGGTCCTAAAGATACCATTGCACCTTTTTAA
- a CDS encoding T9SS C-terminal target domain-containing protein: VNGITYTEGDTNLTDNGDDTWSLQIPDGSELPDGTYDVGASVEDTVGNTAFDNTIDELTIDSISPSTPTVTGQTTNDSTPLITGTADSDDELTVIVNGVTYLETGANLTDNGDDTWSLQIPDGSELPDGTYDVNASVEDTVGNTASDNTTDELVIDATAPTTPTVDPQTTNDSTPLITGTADSDNELTVIVNGVTYLETGADLTDNGDDTWSLQIPDGSELPDGTYDVDASVEDMVGNTASDNTTDELIIDAAAPTTPTVTGQATNDSTPLITGTADSDDELTVIVNGVTYLETGADLTDNGDDTWSLQIPDGSELPDGTYDVDASVEDAVGNTASDSTTDELTIDSVSPTTPTVTPQTTNDSTPLITGTADSDHQLTVIVNEITYTEGDGNLIDNGDDTWSLQIPSGSEIPDGTYDVDASVEDTVGNTASDITTDELTIDATAPTTPTVTAQTTNDSTPLITGTADSDDELTVIVNGVTYTEGDGNLTDNGDDTWSLQIPDGSELPDGTYDVEVSVEDTVGNTASDITTDELIIDTDTPTIPTVISQITTDTTPLIEGTADSEDELTVIVDNATYVENDGHLTDHGDNTWSLQIPGANDIADGVYDVQATTQDMTGNLASDVTTNELTVDTTVPITPTVTPQETSDTTPMITGTADSDDMLSIIVDGNNYMESDGNLTDNGDDTWSLQIPDENELGDGTYDVQATAEDLVGNLASDMTVDELTIESGIVTTDNDQQLFCESENPTIADIQVNETTVNWYFSASGGTVLATDTALMDNTIYYAALVTNDIESANRLAITVTVISAPTPTTAATTQSFCVDALATVSDIEVNEPDVIWYNQATGGSPLPADTLLVSGNYYGALVNNGCESSTRLEVSITIDEIASASITSSTDMTCVGNAITYQTESDMSGYLWTISSGGTIITGGNLTDDFVTVIWDELGEQSVAVNYESSNSCMPLAEATLDVEVASCSDLTILKTVNNALPQLNTEVVYTIAVTNSGDTDFADVEIEDLLPSGLQFVSAVTDSGAYDSATGVWLIPSVVANATVELAISAVVLEDGDYLNIATITQSSPMDSDLTNNVSEVDITPSCIKVFNEFSPNGDGFNDTFTIRCIESYPENNLKIYNRAGNMVYEMDGYANVWRGTSTSNGTVNENDGLPSSTYYYILDLNDGSEPLTGWVYIAL, encoded by the coding sequence GTAAACGGAATAACCTACACCGAAGGTGATACAAACCTCACTGATAACGGTGATGATACTTGGTCACTACAAATACCTGATGGAAGCGAACTACCAGATGGAACTTATGATGTAGGCGCTTCGGTGGAAGATACGGTTGGAAATACTGCTTTTGATAATACAATTGATGAATTAACCATTGACTCTATTTCCCCAAGTACTCCAACAGTTACTGGGCAAACCACAAACGACTCTACACCGCTAATTACAGGAACAGCAGATTCTGATGATGAGCTGACTGTAATAGTAAATGGAGTTACTTATTTAGAAACTGGAGCAAATCTTACAGATAACGGTGATGATACTTGGAGCTTACAAATTCCTGATGGTAGCGAACTACCAGATGGAACCTATGATGTCAACGCCTCGGTAGAAGATACGGTTGGAAATACTGCTTCTGATAATACAACCGATGAATTAGTAATTGATGCTACTGCACCTACAACTCCAACAGTAGATCCTCAAACTACAAACGACAGTACACCACTGATTACAGGAACTGCAGATTCTGATAATGAGCTAACTGTAATTGTAAATGGAGTTACTTATCTGGAAACTGGAGCGGATCTTACAGATAACGGTGATGATACTTGGTCACTACAAATACCTGATGGAAGCGAACTACCAGATGGAACTTATGATGTAGACGCTTCGGTGGAAGATATGGTTGGGAATACTGCATCTGATAATACAACAGACGAGTTGATAATTGACGCAGCAGCACCTACTACTCCAACGGTTACTGGACAAGCTACAAATGACAGCACTCCGCTGATTACAGGTACAGCAGATTCTGATGATGAGCTGACGGTAATTGTAAATGGTGTTACTTATTTGGAAACTGGAGCGGATCTTACAGATAACGGAGATGATACGTGGTCTCTACAAATTCCGGATGGAAGCGAACTACCAGATGGAACGTACGATGTAGACGCTTCGGTGGAAGATGCGGTTGGAAATACCGCTTCAGATTCAACAACTGATGAATTAACCATTGACTCTGTTTCCCCAACTACTCCAACAGTTACTCCTCAAACTACAAATGACAGCACTCCGCTGATTACTGGTACGGCAGATTCTGATCATCAGCTGACGGTAATTGTAAATGAAATCACCTACACCGAGGGTGATGGAAACCTCATCGACAATGGTGATGATACTTGGTCTCTACAAATACCTAGTGGAAGTGAAATTCCAGATGGAACCTATGATGTAGATGCTTCTGTGGAAGATACTGTTGGAAACACTGCTTCGGATATTACTACAGATGAATTAACCATTGACGCAACTGCGCCTACCACTCCAACGGTTACTGCGCAAACTACAAATGACTCTACACCGCTAATTACAGGTACGGCAGATTCTGACGATGAGCTAACAGTAATTGTAAATGGAGTAACCTACACCGAAGGTGATGGAAATCTTACAGACAACGGAGATGATACTTGGTCTTTACAAATACCTGACGGAAGCGAACTACCAGACGGAACTTATGATGTTGAGGTTTCTGTCGAAGATACGGTTGGAAATACTGCTTCTGATATTACAACCGACGAATTGATAATCGATACCGATACTCCTACTATTCCAACGGTAATCTCTCAAATAACGACAGATACGACCCCACTTATTGAGGGTACTGCAGATTCGGAAGATGAGCTGACAGTGATTGTAGACAATGCAACGTATGTAGAAAACGATGGACATCTTACCGATCATGGTGATAATACATGGAGCTTGCAAATTCCAGGAGCTAATGACATTGCAGATGGTGTATATGATGTACAAGCCACAACTCAAGATATGACTGGAAACTTGGCATCAGATGTAACTACTAATGAGTTGACGGTTGACACCACTGTTCCTATTACACCTACGGTGACTCCTCAAGAAACTAGTGACACTACACCAATGATTACAGGAACTGCAGATTCTGATGATATGCTTTCCATCATTGTAGATGGAAACAATTACATGGAAAGTGATGGAAACCTTACCGATAATGGTGATGATACTTGGAGCTTACAGATTCCAGATGAAAATGAACTTGGAGATGGCACGTACGATGTGCAAGCCACTGCAGAGGATTTGGTAGGTAATTTGGCATCAGATATGACCGTAGATGAGCTTACCATAGAATCTGGTATCGTAACGACAGATAATGACCAGCAACTTTTTTGCGAAAGCGAAAACCCTACAATTGCAGATATTCAGGTAAATGAGACCACTGTAAATTGGTACTTCAGTGCTTCTGGTGGAACAGTTTTAGCTACCGATACTGCATTGATGGACAACACAATTTACTATGCGGCACTTGTTACAAACGATATAGAGAGTGCAAACAGACTGGCGATTACAGTCACTGTTATTAGTGCGCCTACGCCTACTACTGCAGCTACCACGCAGTCATTTTGTGTAGATGCTCTGGCTACCGTAAGTGATATTGAAGTGAATGAACCAGACGTGATATGGTATAATCAAGCTACTGGCGGCAGTCCATTACCAGCAGATACACTTTTAGTTTCTGGTAATTATTACGGAGCTCTTGTAAATAATGGTTGTGAGAGCAGCACACGTCTAGAGGTGAGTATTACGATAGATGAGATCGCTAGTGCAAGCATTACGAGCAGTACTGACATGACTTGTGTGGGTAACGCAATCACTTACCAGACTGAGTCAGATATGAGTGGTTATTTATGGACCATTTCTTCTGGAGGAACAATCATCACTGGTGGCAATCTTACAGATGATTTTGTGACTGTGATATGGGACGAACTTGGCGAACAATCTGTTGCTGTAAATTATGAGTCTAGTAATAGTTGCATGCCTCTCGCAGAAGCTACGCTAGACGTTGAGGTCGCTTCTTGTTCTGATCTTACTATTCTCAAAACTGTAAATAATGCCTTGCCACAGCTCAACACAGAGGTTGTGTATACCATTGCGGTGACTAATTCAGGTGATACAGACTTTGCAGATGTTGAGATTGAAGACTTATTACCTTCTGGATTGCAATTTGTATCGGCGGTGACAGATAGTGGGGCCTATGATAGTGCGACTGGTGTTTGGCTTATTCCTTCAGTGGTGGCTAATGCAACTGTGGAGTTAGCGATAAGTGCTGTAGTGCTAGAGGATGGAGATTATTTAAATATCGCGACCATCACGCAGTCTAGTCCTATGGATAGTGATCTTACTAACAATGTATCGGAAGTTGATATCACGCCAAGTTGTATTAAAGTGTTTAATGAATTCTCACCCAATGGTGATGGCTTTAATGACACCTTTACCATACGCTGTATTGAATCATATCCAGAAAACAACTTAAAAATTTACAATCGAGCTGGAAACATGGTGTATGAAATGGATGGCTATGCAAATGTGTGGAGAGGAACTTCTACTTCTAATGGTACTGTAAATGAAAACGATGGCCTTCCATCATCCACCTACTATTACATCTTAGACTTAAATGATGGCAGTGAGCCGCTTACGGGATGGGTATACATTGCACTTTAA
- a CDS encoding AraC family transcriptional regulator, translating to MQVLEAYKPFEIQEMELSEWKQRPVKNNFFELVLIESGEGTQCINYNLYDYKKDSIFLLPPLKCHSFNIEKRTKFVFLKFTNSFFKSSNKMTLDKSEWFKEAAYILSNYNQLPGDIIKSDADREHLKQLTAIILRETRNYREVSVSLISSLMVSILEVVIRNIKKGSHYEIVNTTSDDRATKMLTYINENIAKSELLKVDRLAETFMMSATYVSEFFRKQVGMSLREYIMKAKLRLVEIRLLNSDFTLTEIADELGFTDVSHLSKTFKRYTGTSVRDFKNAGEYMLLKRASCGVSV from the coding sequence ATGCAAGTATTAGAAGCTTATAAACCTTTTGAAATACAAGAAATGGAGTTATCTGAGTGGAAACAACGCCCAGTTAAAAACAACTTTTTTGAACTTGTGCTTATAGAAAGTGGAGAGGGTACGCAGTGTATTAATTACAACCTCTACGATTATAAAAAGGATAGTATCTTTTTACTACCTCCCTTAAAGTGTCACTCTTTTAATATAGAGAAGCGTACAAAATTTGTCTTTTTAAAGTTTACAAATTCGTTTTTTAAAAGCTCTAATAAAATGACGCTCGATAAGTCTGAGTGGTTTAAAGAAGCCGCCTACATCTTATCTAACTATAACCAGCTGCCTGGCGATATCATTAAAAGTGATGCAGATAGGGAGCATCTCAAACAGCTTACGGCAATTATTTTAAGAGAGACTAGAAACTATCGAGAGGTCTCTGTATCGCTTATCTCAAGTCTTATGGTAAGTATCTTAGAAGTGGTTATTAGAAATATAAAAAAGGGGAGTCACTATGAGATTGTAAATACAACAAGTGATGATAGAGCAACAAAAATGCTCACCTACATCAACGAGAACATTGCAAAAAGTGAGTTACTTAAAGTAGATAGACTTGCAGAAACATTTATGATGTCTGCCACCTACGTAAGTGAGTTTTTTAGAAAACAGGTAGGGATGTCCTTGCGTGAGTATATTATGAAAGCCAAACTTAGACTAGTAGAGATACGTCTTCTCAACTCAGATTTTACCCTCACTGAAATCGCAGATGAGCTAGGCTTTACAGATGTAAGTCACCTCTCAAAAACATTTAAACGCTATACAGGTACTTCTGTAAGAGACTTTAAAAACGCAGGGGAGTATATGCTACTTAAAAGAGCCTCTTGTGGTGTGAGTGTTTAA